The nucleotide window tTAGATATCGTATATGGTTCCATGACatatgaccgcgaacaaactcaccggggacaactgaacgtgacgtaaattgaccgcgaacaaactaaccgggaacagacttaccggaatgaaaattgaccgggaggtaaattgaccgtgcaagtgctgaattattgtgtttaagttgatctccaactctttttgcaatttacaattattagtataaccataaccaagacttaaaactaggggaGTCcagacgtacagcttcaatctgacaatttacttaactaaagtgtccattgttattgcaatgagtccattgttactacatgagataggctacaacgcattgtttcataatctcatcaaacaactcgtctagaccgggaaaatgcatgtaacaataggaaatctatgataaaaatgtgaaaaacccgtagggtcaccctacaccctacaaggggccaaaaaactctacgagtggcaaccttgactgcaatacacatactaaattggatagtgactagatagcgactagatattgaattagaattttgaccttttgacggccaatttgtcgccggttaatttgatcgccggccaatttatcgacggttaatttcatcgccggccaatttacgtcacggttaatttgatcgccggccaatttgttgccggtcagttgtccactaccagttgtcgccggtgaatttgttcacggtcacttCACGTGATCCCCTCTTATATATataatcagggttgccataccgtccttatttctaagatttgtccttattttgaaggtccgtgtcttagaaaatatttttgtccttttttctaagaaatgtccttattttcacttgcgtccttattttcgtcttatttttagggcagaggttcgtattttgggcattttgtcacctttacgataccattttgtaccaaagagataccaaaattatgaacatgcagatagtgtcttgtttttttttaggaacattggttgctttctcctgttgtacactgtttgaggtggtattcgtctttcattttctagtcgtccttatttttgagttgagactgatggcaaccctgtatgggatcacgacatatggcAGTGAACAAACtgaccggcgacaactggtagtggacaactgaccggcaacaaattggccggcgatcaaattaaccgtgacgtaaattggccggcgatgaaattaaccggcgacaaattggccgtcaaaaggtcaaaattctaattcactatctagtcgcgcatcagctttCATCTCAGCCAATtaagtatgtgtattgcagtcaaggttgactgatttgtcaaataacagtttgtgtaaattttagtgcccttattatgtagtgtcatatttgttttgcagtgaacttcttttaatgttgttactcgtatttctcgtatttccggaaatatttctgtttatttcaataaatgtttcaatgtgtattaaaaaaaaaaaaaaattttgttaaaaacaaaggaaatagttacaaacaaatatttactttacatatcatatactaccatcaacttaaacacaataattcagcacttgcacggtcaatttacctcccggtcaattttcattccggtcagtctgttcccggttagtttgttcgcggtcaatttacatcccagtcagtttgttcgcggtcaatttacgtcacgttcagttgtccccggtgagtttgttcgcggtcattttcccgcggccatatgtcgtggaaccacCCTGTATATAAtatagttattatatataagatatctatggatTCAGCCGGTTTGCAATGGTTGGCCTATGTGTATATCCGCCCGGgatcaatatggcatgctgctagtgataGAACTGGATGTTAACATATGTGAGTCCCACCACTGGCTATaaacaatgttaattgcaaaaCAACCTGTCAAAAATAGATTCAAGTTCACTTTCTAGATTTAAATGTCACTTCACATTTACAAACTTCCGGTCCGGTGTATAGTATATGTACAGATATAGCCTAGCACAGTGTTTCTTAATCGGTTGAATGGTTCACCCCAGggtgaataaaatttttgcagaGGTGAACCAACCAAAAGGGGTGAATAAGGGTGAACCGTCAGGTGATCAAATAGAAGTGATGCAATAGTGCAAAACCATAGTGCTCAGTGTGTCACGAAGGGTTTAAACAACGAATTACTTAACAGAGGCCGGGAAGACGCTGAATGggcataaataaaacaaataaaataaaacttaaataaaagcaataaaacttggcttgagtttttcttaacaaaaaatcaaaacaacctAAGTCATTTTGTGctgttatatagcctatagacGGGATAGTTTTATCATATCATGGGACAAGGGTGAATGAAATCTGGAGATGGATGCTAGGGgtgaacaaaaccaaaaaagtttaagaagcACTGGGCCCTAGCATACCAATATTATGAGGTAGGCCACCATCTTTATACGTTTATACATTTTCCTACATATTTTTAAGCTGAAAAACTTTGACAGAATTGTGATGAAAATGTATTAGTAATTATAAGAGGACGTAAACTGCGAATGATGGCTGCAGAAGTAGATGTTGTTGAAGTTGGGTCTACAAATTCACTTGTACCAAATCTTACAATATCCGTTGAAAATGAAGAAGATGATAGCAACGCACTTCCAGAGATTGAATACGAAGCAGATAAACCTTCTCAACAGATGGAAATTCCCTCTGAAAAAAACAGTGAATCCTCTGCTGATATAAAGCCATGTTTAAACCAATTTCCACGAAAGGTATGAAGGCAACCTTTTTGTAATATTGCCAATACTGAGCAGAAAAGTACAAGATGGAGATTTTTAACTATACTACTAAAACCACCATGTATAGCtctatgatatatatatatatatactacagtacataaaaacaaattaccaaaattgtataaaaattactttatcagatatataattaatgttgaGCTAGACTCTATGATTTAATTATGTCATTCTCATACTACATGTCTGCAAGTGATTTTATAGGCTGACTTTTTACAGTCATTTTAGACGGCGTTGTTTTACAGTAATATTGTGGCCAAACTGCAAAGTTCGGCTTGGGTGTGCTCAGTATTATTTTCCGTGAGCTACACTTTAGGTGCTTGTTTTTGCACGTAATGCctgggacagaacttttgcgcACTCAATTTTTAGTTTATAGAAAGATTGTATCCAAGTCAATTTTGTTGTAATTGCGCACTTCAAGTGCAACCAGACATTTTTGTGTACCCGCATTGGTCAATTCTGGTTGTTTGGCGTGCGAAACAAAGTTTCTCTGTATCACAACTAAACATATAATATTCAGTATtattatcacaaaaaatagattttttcgAATGTAGCCACAAAAAGTTTACCGcaaaaaattgtcttttaCACTGAggcaatttttcatttaaactCTTTGTTAAATGTTATCAAGTCAAGattaaaagtgaaaaagaATTGTTTGCATAACAACTGGTTGCAATACGTGCCACTTTAATTATATTAATCAGACAAATTTTTCGACAAACCACTGCCCAATTTTGTAGCACATTTACTGCCAACTACATTAATCTTTGCCTGACATTGACAATgatataattgtttttctaATCATCCAATCCGAATCAACTACAGTcaaatccgcttaattcggacactttggttccgctcacttttggccgaattaagcggagaaacggctttgtccgaattaagcggaaaatcaattgttcgtttcatggtcatgcgtaaaggcaaaaatcgcatttaaaatactgtactgttgcgtaataaatgaattgcagctgcgctatactgcagtaactggcactgatcgcataaaacgtcttcgtttactttagtgagcaatttcacttttcgtcctaaacttttctgtacaattttgtcttacaagatggacgcgattgtaccgaagtaaaagcgactatgaaactggcacggccttatatgagttcattgtcgattgttactgcatggatcgtcattgtttcaccataatcgctcataatgcaattgcatcttgtcttaaaacgaacgaagtacagtttattgtgtcataagtttcataacctaacgatggaattgcgaacatgtgtccgaattaagcggagaattgtccgaattaacaggagtttttttacgttcaatttttacttttgttccgttcccgagcattttggccgaataaagcggttatccggtgtccgaattaagcggattcgactgtaatTGTAAGTCAAACTATCACTACATTAACCAGCAGACTGTTTAATTCTGCTTCTACGCAAGGTATGATGTTATCTAATGCATAATTTACTGTAGAAAAAATGTACTTTGTATAATTTCCATACCGGTCATGAAGTGAATTAGTTTGTGCCGCGAGGATGATTATTCTGGTTTGTATAAATCCGAATATCATAAAAGTCGACCCAAACGAATCTTGAATCTATTTGTATTACCACCAAATATTAgaatttcttcaaaaacttGCCCACTCTCCCTTGTAACGTGCTGTAGTTACTAAAAGGTAATTGATCAAATGTCAATTTGCAAAGCCAAATCCTTTATTAAGTACACTTCAGCAAGAAATGTTGACTGTAGCTTAGCTAGGAAACTAGATTAATCATTTCTTATCGAAGTCAATAAATGTATAAGTAATAATTGTATTCGGCTTGGCCATTGTTAGTATTTGTGTTCGCTTTGAATCTTCTCACAGGCAATATTTGGCGAATTTATTCCACTACAAAGAGTCGCAGAAGTACTCGTTACGGGATTGATTTATGTGGTAATTTACAAATATTGTATTGGCGGATTTAGTTGCCAGTTGGGGTGTGAAACATATTCTGTGGGCAAACTTAACTCTTTTGTCTATCCTACAGAAAAACAGCATTATGATGTTAATACTATATAACTGACCAAAGCATTTGCCTATTGCTTGGTTCCAGCTAAGAGCCtattgttttttgtattttaagtTTGGCTATTTTCTCATTGCCTATTTCGTCTAATTGCCAAACTTGTGAAATGATTTGCCTAAGTTAGTCAGACTTCTAAAAAGTTCCAGCATGATTATAGTGCGAACATTTAACAATCTAGGGCTAAACTACAGTTTTTGCACGTAGTTGTTTACGATCATTGCTGATGTGACATAACCTCATTGTTCATCACAATGTCAATTAAGGACccattgtttttaataagtttATCGTTGCTACATATTGGTCAAGTCTTTGGCAAAGGCGAAGCAATCAAAGATCACTAGAGTCTCTTAATATATTGAGCACTACATTATTTACAGTGATCTAAGAATTTGTTTCCTGTCTACATCCTTCTTTAGTTTTCAAATGTTCAGCTTTCGCAGAAATAAAAGTCTTTCAAGTTTGTGTAGGCCTGTGTaaataagtgaataataagTTGTTTGCCTTGGTCCGAGTTCAACTAAGTCGCCACTTTTCTGTTCCTCTTTGCGGGGCAACTTGTTAAATTCTACTGTATCATAAATTTTTTGGAAGAAAATATAATTCATTATTGTACAACTTATTGTGCAACTAAAATTTTCTTAGTACTACTAGCTCTACTACTACTAGTATCGAATCTTTCAATCTTGTTTTGCCATGTCATCAGTATGCATTCTTGTCTAAAACTTCCTGGCACAGGCTTTTCTGCTAACATATCGATATAAATAATAGTAGCAAAGAAGTTAACATTAGGGATGAGACAAAACCGAAATTATTCAGGACTCGATCATGACATCAACATTAAATTATGTATGTCGTAAAATGCTTAAGCCACCTAGGTTACTTTTGCCCATTCTATTAAATTTAAGCATAAAATACCGCACTTAGATCTTCACacgtttttattgtttttaaggCATCAACAAACTATAAACACAAGATGTCACAACTGCTATACAAACTAGGCATGTCTTTTGTAcactgtttttgcaaaaagcatGCACTATTGCCGCCTCGACGCTTTACAAGTTATGTGATGTACGgcgaaaaaatatatatataagttaattttttctttatgtgCAGTATTTCTTAACTTTAAGGCAAAAAACATCATAACCACTATTTACTATGAAGTTTTAGCTGCATAAAGTTGAGTTGAACCTATCACAAAAGAACAGCCAATATTTTTTCACTGCCACTATTTACTGAAAAAGAATGGTGTGTTCCAAGCTATTTCTCACTGTTTCTTGGTAATCTAACTAAATCTTCTTTACagtctaaatctaacttcaatcaAACCCTAAATAACTAGATACAACTTTTTGCGTGACCATTTTCCTAACCGCCTAACTTTAACAACGGAAAGAAAACTCCTAAAAAGAAAATCTCACAGCTCATATCTAGATATTGTTTCGTAAAAAAACGTAACAATGTTGTTTACCACCAACTGCACACATTTTATAGTGAagataacaaatattttgttgtgcAATTAACCAAAAATACTTTCGTACAAACACTTCGTTTGCaagaatattttgtcaaaatccTGTATTTGGTAACTTGCTGAATTTGTTGTTTCGACTTTCAATTAATTACTAAATACATGGCCGTGATCCTACCTTGCGAAACCAACGATTATAGCTTGTATGTTTTCACAAAAGCGAACATGTATGCACAGGAAAATACGCAGCAACCACAGGTGTGAACGTTATGTCATTGAAAAAACGTAGCTTACTGAAacgaacagacaaatcttgtttgtttttaaagatgCTTCAGTGATGAAATGGCAATCCTGTTAACTTACTACTTAAacgattttgttatttaaaaaaaattgttgaagtTTATCTACACGCGAAGACCAACGTGTGTGACTTTATCGAGTATTAACCAATACTTGATCGAGTCCGAgtattgaaaacattaaacaCTTCAGTAAACATTAGTCCACAGTCTCCAGACACCCCGAACCTCAATTGTCATTTGCAGGGCCCATGGAGCTTTACTATCTATATAATTGCCACAATTCCAAACAATGCTTGAAAACTTCTTCTGTGTTAATGCATTGATTTATTAGCAGATATTTTAAACAACCTTGATTGTTTAAATTTCCAGTGGTCTTTTTAGCACTTTCAAATCTACTATGCAGCAGTTAGAACATAACATGGTTTTCTTAcatgtaaaattttttctttttcattggCTTCCCAAGgaaagtatttaaaaacataaaatttttatacaatatttattaaacaatATTAATCCCAATCTGGTGTAGGCAATGTCAGGATCGATAAATTATAATGAAATGCATTTGGAACTACTCTGAGATAAAAATTTCTAAACAGTATACCATGCAGAATGAGggaaaatagtttttatgtTGATAAACGCAAAATTTTGACTCAATTGTTACTGGTAACTAAAAACGTTTATCggttaataaattttttcagttaAATATCATGTAGGTGCAAGAATCTACATGGTATCCACAAAGTTTTCAGACATTTTATATTGATATGTACAGTAATATTTCAAATTGTCTAAAGACTTTCTGAACACTTTGAACTTTCATGCATACACTTCATTTTCTTAGAATGGTTATGTATCAatgattatattattttttgtagaaaatatATGAGAATACTAGTATGGGTGGTGCTGCAGAATTGGGCCTATCATTTGAGGAAGCAAAATCTCGCAGACAAGAACGTGCCAAGCGTTTTGCATCTCCTTTGGTTAACACTGATGAAAGTGAAAATACAACATCTGAAGAGTTAGTACAAGCAGCAAAATTTCATCTTGCTCAGTTGGAGGAATTCAATAAATCTCTTTCAGGTTCATGTTTGTATCTGTTTTCATGAAAGGACATATGCCAAATCGTTGTCTTCCATAGTACAAAATGGTAACTTGTCTGAATTATTTCCATACATGTAAAATTATTAcgaatttcttttgttttagatGATGATGAGAATCACATCCGACCAGAAGCTTTGCATTTAATTGGAGTGGATGCTTTAAGTACAGCAGAAATATTTGGGTAAGATAAACATTTCATGGAAAACTTGGAGCACAGTCGTATTGATATAGAACttttaacaattaattttcaaCTCTGTGTTGCTTAGGTACTTTGGCAAAACTACTCCAAGGTTTATTGAATGGGTTAACGATACTTCTTGCAATGTTGTCTGGAGTGAAAGCTTTTTGGCTGCAATGGCAATGGAAAAGGTTGCAGAGCCTTATGAAGAAGCAAAGGGGAAAAAACTTAAACATGATATACATGAAAAAAGTGGGCGTCTTATTCTTAGTTGGATGTAACATACACATTGATATTGTCAACAGTCTTTTTGAAGTGCATTTTTACATTTCTGAGGCACTTGTATTGCTGCATTtcagtttttgtgtttgttgttaGCTACTTCAAGCCCCTCCTTTGATGATGACCTTGATCTAATGGAGGAAACTGAAGGTAAGactttttacaaaatgctATACTACAAAAAGTGTGGTGATCCCCAGTCCTCAATATgcacaaaaaacatttcaaaatatttaaatggCCTTATTTCTTGAATTCCTGTGAGTTATTTCAGTAAAACTGTATCCAAATACAAACACTGATATATAATTTAAATGATTTGTAAATAGAAACATAAGAAGAAATTCAtcatttacaattttacaaagtttataTTATCTAGTTTCTTTAGTTGCTGAGCTGTTTATCATTAGAAAGGTGTAACACAGTAAATAAGGTGGAAGAACACTGCATTAGGCTATCAGTTTGAATGCAACTAATCACAATAATTTTGCCCTCtctgtttttaattatttttatgtacaATGTACTTGTTTTCATTCATTTGATATTGCATTTGTTATTTAGCTTCTACTGCATTTTGATAATGCTTTTTGCTTTATTATGATATTTTATGCTTTTGCAGAAATGGAAGTTGAAGAGGAAGCGCCCAAGGTGAGAAAAAGTTACTAAGACATGTTTCTCTTATAACGTGTGATCATCGATCGGGTTAGTGTTGGGCCTGAAGATTGGTTTCATAATCACTTAATCCAAGACTTCACCAGCAGGATTAAGTTTCTTCATAATCAGGCTAAAGTCTCCAtacgataaaaaaataattgaacatCAAAAGTTACCtcgattttgattttttggcAATTTGCAATACGTTGGACAGGAGAGATATTTATTGTAATGATATTTCCAAATTTCTCAGAAGAACATAGATAAGAAGCAAGCTACCAATTTGGATACATCTGAAGGTGATGGATCAAATTTGCCAATTAATCCACTTCGAAAATGCAGAGAGGCAATTTCTAAAAGCAATCATAAATCTGTTCTTCAAGTTCGTTTTGCTCTAGTTACTGATAAGAAGGAACTATTTGCTGCGAAAAAGAGCAAGTATTATATGAAGCATGGTAATCCACACTATGGAGGGGCTAAAGGCTTGCTAAGTTCTACATATCGGAAAAGGCAAGTACAACATGATAAAATaggatttttttttcagtgaaTTCATGAAACTTTTAACAATATCGATGCAGATGAAAGGTAAGTCTTAATGTATTGAGTCTAAAACCTTCAGGGAACATCAATCTAATTACTGTGGCAGCGTGATTATATCGCTTTCAAGTCACAAGACATATAATTTTGAATGTATCATAGAAAGGTTTTCTAAAGCAGTAGTGTCAGAGTGCCATGGAACGTATACCAGTTTGGTGTTTGCTGACTGGGGAAAGTTAAATGCTATGATAACTTTTTATTCAAGCAGATCGAAACTTATGTTCAGGTTACATGTTTGAGTATAGTTACCAATAgagcaggggcgggcaacttttttggtcggcgggcctgatatgagaaaataaactacttggcgggccggattcctgaatcgatacattaatcgtgtatttatccacctatgcaaggaataaatcgtatttaatgtaaactttaagtttaaaGCATAGAGACcgaaaacagtatttaatgaatttattaacaaataatgtacttcaatagctgctgaagtcaaaactgaactgctgaactgtctgcgggccgctcaaaatcccgtcgcgggccgggtccggcccgcgggccgtatgttgcccacccctgcaaTAGAGTATGACTTCGTCGCTAATAACAAAACCTGTCGTAACTCGTAAGTCCAAAATCATGGTTTTgagaaaaatgcattttaatgttttttgttttaaaagttttcacaCCTTGTGTGTTTGTTAATGAAACGGAACAGTGTTAACATAATTTGTTATTAACTACTGACCACTAGAAGTAATCGTACGAGTTAAATTTCTCAATACTTATTTTAAGCTTTGTTTATTCTTTGTTAAAGTAGTGCTACATGGAGTTACGACAGCTTTTCATAATTGAATTCttctattttttatgtttggtGAAGTAGTTTCAACCACTAACTAACTACTTCCTTGGAAAACCTGGGAGGTGCAACTTTGAAATGCTCCACACAAACAGAAAgtaacaaacattttcttcCGACACTTTTAAGCTCTGATAAAAGGGATGATAAGGTCTTGGTATGACCAGCTTTTCACATAACCTTAGCAGATCTCCCTTCTTACTTTTAGTGACAGCTCTCCCACCTTCTTTGTTTAGCAACTTCAGCTTCAGTTCGGGCATCCTTTTGAAACGAGCATCCAGTGGACAAGTCTCTTTTTTAAGGGGCGAATTGTTGTAGCATATATTCCCTGCTTCATATTTAATAACctgtatttttgaaatcttGCATTGGCCTTTATTTGCAAATGCCTCTTGAAAGACATTTtcaatgttaaaaattttggaattGTTTAGTTCCACAACTATGTATTTCTGCTTCTTAGGTGCACGTTTGATAAGCATGTACCACTGTTCTGGAACAAACATTTCCACTCTTTTTGCAGCTCGTTCAATTATCGAATGAACACAGTGATTTTCATTTTGACTGTGATCAGATCCAAAATAGTAGTGATTGATGTGAAGAATGCATTTTGCCTGATAGGCTGGAAAACTTCTAAATGAAGCCAAAATATTCCAGTTCCGATTTTGCCCAGGACAGGcatcactaaaaaaatttacttccTTAGCAGAGTTGTCGTCCCATTTTTGTAGCATATGTAGCAAGTAACTTCCCATTTCATTACTGCCTCTACCAGAAACAGACTTATTCCAAACAAAACTGGTTACTTCATCATTTGTCAAGTCACTTACTGAAACGTAAAATGTGGAGAGCTTTCTTGCATAGTAGAATAAAGAAACTTCGGATTTTGGAGTAGGTAACGCTTTCTGAATCAAAAACTGCcgtgatttttcttttgtctttTTCCTGTTTCAAATTTCCTTTTatttctcaaattttttcAGCACGTCGTCGATGTTTTTGAAATGCATCATGTTCTTCCTCCTGTTCCATAGAATTCAAATTTCGATATCTATCACAAGTTTCACATCTATCCTTTTTCGGGGTGTAAAAGGCAAGATTCATGGATTGAAACACCTGACGATAAGTTGAATAGCTGAAAGGTGATTTGTGGTGTTTCTGGCATTGAGTTCTGTATACATTTTAGCCAACATCAGGTCAGAAGGCAAGTACAGTAAGTTGCTGGTAGCTCTGCAGTAGTTGCTTGGCTTAAGGGGAAAAGAAAGAATATGGTCCTTCGCTTCTTGTTTGCGGTTAGTTGGTTCCTCAGTACCTTTTTTCGCTTTACCACAAAGATCGTTCTCTATAATACCATTAGTCCATtaccaatttttttgcaatgctgTTGTCATAGTTCTTTCACTGATAGAAAGagtattcaaaaaaattatttatacaCTTCAACTTCAACGTTTTCAAGACTGAAGTAATAATTAGCGTAGTATTTCTCCTAGAGGTTGAACCTGCTGATATTGTTTTATATTGCGTACATTACTCTTCACCGTATTGATAGTGTATTGTCTTTGCTGATCGATATTTCCAAGTTACCAATACAAGGTAAATAGGACCTCTCTTAATCGTCTTCTGATA belongs to Clavelina lepadiformis chromosome 6, kaClaLepa1.1, whole genome shotgun sequence and includes:
- the LOC143462321 gene encoding uncharacterized protein LOC143462321 isoform X1, yielding MMAAEVDVVEVGSTNSLVPNLTISVENEEDDSNALPEIEYEADKPSQQMEIPSEKNSESSADIKPCLNQFPRKKIYENTSMGGAAELGLSFEEAKSRRQERAKRFASPLVNTDESENTTSEELVQAAKFHLAQLEEFNKSLSDDDENHIRPEALHLIGVDALSTAEIFGYFGKTTPRFIEWVNDTSCNVVWSESFLAAMAMEKVAEPYEEAKGKKLKHDIHEKTTSSPSFDDDLDLMEETEEMEVEEEAPKKNIDKKQATNLDTSEGDGSNLPINPLRKCREAISKSNHKSVLQVRFALVTDKKELFAAKKSKYYMKHGNPHYGGAKGLLSSTYRKRYQMKKAMNELKSMNVPTSKQYSEEYYTKRTAEESTKNSSQREQKKTKIQKEDDHLLYSTAEDLNNSDKSSGEESDDSNKKYGSMIADRISRIEKSVRGGISITTTNKRIHSRLGKRRYGDGYSRESSHGNVLNRLSKDLRSRLGSKRNCVDDQPFFHREDFHDEKMSNSKQSEIHKRLGTDSNRNSSPMDSGRGIMKSAVQKPRREMKKYSPPPWSDESEEST
- the LOC143462321 gene encoding uncharacterized protein LOC143462321 isoform X2, whose product is MMAAEVDVVEVGSTNSLVPNLTISVENEEDDSNALPEIEYEADKPSQQMEIPSEKNSESSADIKPCLNQFPRKKIYENTSMGGAAELGLSFEEAKSRRQERAKRFASPLVNTDESENTTSEELVQAAKFHLAQLEEFNKSLSDDDENHIRPEALHLIGVDALSTAEIFGYFGKTTPRFIEWVNDTSCNVVWSESFLAAMAMEKVAEPYEEAKGKKLKHDIHEKTTSSPSFDDDLDLMEETEEMEVEEEAPKNIDKKQATNLDTSEGDGSNLPINPLRKCREAISKSNHKSVLQVRFALVTDKKELFAAKKSKYYMKHGNPHYGGAKGLLSSTYRKRYQMKKAMNELKSMNVPTSKQYSEEYYTKRTAEESTKNSSQREQKKTKIQKEDDHLLYSTAEDLNNSDKSSGEESDDSNKKYGSMIADRISRIEKSVRGGISITTTNKRIHSRLGKRRYGDGYSRESSHGNVLNRLSKDLRSRLGSKRNCVDDQPFFHREDFHDEKMSNSKQSEIHKRLGTDSNRNSSPMDSGRGIMKSAVQKPRREMKKYSPPPWSDESEEST